In a single window of the Enoplosus armatus isolate fEnoArm2 chromosome 15, fEnoArm2.hap1, whole genome shotgun sequence genome:
- the sumo3a gene encoding small ubiquitin-related modifier 3-like isoform X2 encodes MSEEKPKEGVKTENDHINLKVAGQDGSVVQFKIKRHTPLSKLMKAYCERQLEMEDEDTIDVFQQQTGGHC; translated from the exons ATGTCAGAGGAAAAGCCAAAG gaggGAGTAAAGACTGAGAACGATCACATCAACCTCAAGGTTGCAGGGCAAGATGGGTCGGTGGTCCAGTTCAAAATCAAAAGACACACACCCCTCAGCAAACTAATGAAGGCGTACTGTGAACGACAG cTGGAGATGGAAGATGAAGACACCATAGATGTATTCCAGCAGCAGACGGGTGGGCACTGCTAA
- the LOC139297295 gene encoding thrombospondin-type laminin G domain and EAR repeat-containing protein-like — protein MTSLIFVQFLFLGLRVIATTADTWRHCTDLLPLDLLSFVLERDTSKLVPGVHMRQTGGVRGVHFSSPHTSMSFPSSQLLVNCDLFPKEFSIVVTLKVTPIASKKNEYIFSLMEPKKVEKRGVVEKEEENDKGNISDRNKERGVSGEERHVERKKERRIKSEEDRGRIILGLRFSRKRLHFLFRGHGGVVQHWGFRGRLADDQWHTLVLAIDSRHVRLTVDCRPPLEIVPSRPFPSDLNIQGSRFHIGSRGRWKGLYSGLLRQLVLVPGSDATHYICPSSDPQLAVLSVPPLLSDLPVVGRGGDGHLTAYDTEERVSVGLQRSCSELLQGQLWFNPLRKGLYLCDGRVWIAVLEDHKRLDYVLEHQVLTTSSETHDVEVFQVPGLGLMAAMAHRSTGSGSALYLWSHTGFQLYQNVSTYEALAWRHFSMGKKIFLVVSNSGGGPDTRFQKESGMDFSVIYKWSKRRKQFVRFQTLQTHCARDWEAFNIDRQTYLAVANHRQGNNNHTIDSVIYKWNRLTKSFEVHQMLPTSGAYDWEFFTVGPYHFLVVANAFDGVTTSVDSVIYVWVNGSFQVFQTIKTFCATDWEMFQIGSRVFLVVANGHRFHGNGPSRYAINSTIYELDMNGQLFVRFQDIVTYSAVDWEFFSLGEEYFLVVANSFNGESYSLNSVLYRWQGYEGFVPVHWLPTIGCSDWEFFSSKGESYLIYSSAKAPLSKVFKLKTY, from the exons ATGACATCGCTGATATTTGTGCAGTTCCTTTTCTTGGGGTTAAGGGTCATTGCCACCACCGCAGACACATGGAGACACTGTACAG ACTTGCTCCCTTTGGATCTTCTGTCTTTTGTCCTTGAGAGAGACACCTCCAAACTTGTACCAGGGGTGCACATGAGGCAGACTGGAGGGGTAAGGGGGGTCCATTTCTCAAGCCCTCATACCTCCATGAgctttccctcctctcagctgctggtGAACTGCGACCTCTTCCCCAAAGAATTCTCCATTGTTGTGACACTTAAAGTCACTCCCATTGCATCAAAG AAAAATGAATACATCTTTTCCTTGATGGAGCCAAAAAAAGTAGAGAAAAGAGGGgtggtggagaaggaggaggagaacgaTAAAGGTAACATTTCGGACAGGAATAAAGAGAGGGGTGTCAGCGGAGAAGAGCGACATGtcgagaggaagaaggagaggcgAATCAAGAGTGAAGAAGACCGTGGACGGATCATTCTGGGGCTGAGGTTCTCAAGGAAACGTCTGCACTTCCTCTTTAGAGGTCACGGAGGGGTCGTACAGCACTGGGGCTTTCGAGGCAGACTGGCTGATGACCAGTGGCACACTCTGGTTTTAGCCATTGATAGTCGTCATGTCAGGCTCACAGTGGACTGCAGACCACCACTGGAAAT TGTTCCCTCCAGGCCTTTCCCCTCAGACCTCAACATTCAGGGATCAAGATTCCACATTGGCAGTCGGGGGAGATGGAAAGGCTTGTATTCA GGTCTGTTGCGACAGCTGGTTTTGGTGCCAGGCTCGGATGCCACCCATTACATCTGCCCCTCTTCCGACCCCCAACTAGCAGTTCTGTCAGTACCACCACTTCTCTCAGATCTGCCTGtcgtggggagggggggtgacgGCCATCTGACTGCCTATG ATACAGAGGAGCGAGTGTCGGTGGGGTTGCAGCGGTCGTGCTCAGAGCTGCTACAAGGCCAGCTGTGGTTCAATCCGCTTAGGAAAGGCCTCTACCTCTGTGACGGTAGAGTGTGGATCGCTGTGCTAGAGG ATCATAAACGACTGGACTATGTGTTGGAACACCAGGTCCTCACCACCAGCTCAGAGACGCATGATGTAGAG GTGTTCCAGGTACCTGGCCTGGGTCTGATGGCTGCCATGGCTCATCGGTCAACAGGCTCTGGCTCTGCTTTGTATCTGTGGAGCCACACAGGTTTCCAGCTCTACCAGAATGTCAGCACATATGAAGCTCTGGCTTGGAGACACTTCAGCATGGGCAAGAAG ATATTTCTGGTGGTATCTAACTCTGGCGGAGGGCCAGACACACGTTTTCAAAAAGAATCAGGGATGGACTTCTCTGTGATTTACAAATggagcaaaagaagaaaacagtttGTGCGGTTCCAGACTCTGCAGACCCACTGTGCACGGGACTGGGAGGCCTTTAACATCGATCGACAAACCTACCTCGCTGTGGCCAATCACAGACAAG GTAATAATAATCACACTATAGACAGTGTGATATACAAATGGAACAGGTTAACAAAGTCTTTTGAGGTTCACCAGATGCTGCCGACCTCAGGGGCCTACGACTGGGAGTTCTTCACAGTTGGACCGTACCATTTCCTGGTGGTTGCAAATGCTTTTGATGGAGTGACCACTTCTGTAGACTCAGTCATCTACGTTTGGGTCAATGGAAGCTTCCAGGTGTTCCAGACAATTAAG ACGTTCTGCGCCACAGACTGGGAAATGTTTCAGATTGGCAGTAGAGTCTTCTTAGTTGTTGCCAATGGACACAGATTCCACGGTAACGGACCAAGTCGATATGCCATCAACTCCACTATCTACGAACTGGACATGAATGGACAGCTGTTTGTCCGCTTCCAGGATATTGTCACCTATAG TGCAGTGGACTGGGAGTTCTTCAGCCTCGGGGAGGAATATTTTCTGGTTGTCGCTAACTCCTTTAACGGAGAATCCTACTCTCTCAACAGCGTTCTCTACAG gtgGCAGGGATATGAAGGCTTTGTTCCTGTTCATTGGCTCCCAACAATTGGGTGCAGTGACTGGGAGTTTTTCAGCTCCAAGGGAGAATCATATCTGATCTACTCTAGTGCCAAAGCGCCTCTCTCCAAAGTGTTCAAGCTTAAAACCTACTAG
- the sumo3a gene encoding small ubiquitin-related modifier 3-like isoform X1 gives MSEEKPKEGVKTENDHINLKVAGQDGSVVQFKIKRHTPLSKLMKAYCERQGLAIRQIRFRFDGQPINETDTPAQLEMEDEDTIDVFQQQTGGHC, from the exons ATGTCAGAGGAAAAGCCAAAG gaggGAGTAAAGACTGAGAACGATCACATCAACCTCAAGGTTGCAGGGCAAGATGGGTCGGTGGTCCAGTTCAAAATCAAAAGACACACACCCCTCAGCAAACTAATGAAGGCGTACTGTGAACGACAG GGTCTCGCAATAAGGCAGATCAGGTTCAGGTTTGATGGCCAGCCTATCAATGAGACGGATACACCTGCACAG cTGGAGATGGAAGATGAAGACACCATAGATGTATTCCAGCAGCAGACGGGTGGGCACTGCTAA